CGACAACTAGTAGACAACATTGAGAACGACGATATTGATGAAAAACTTTACCAAGTGAATCGCTTTTTCAATCGATTCGATTTTGTAGATGATCTAAGGCACTGGCGCCAACCCGATTACTGGGCCACGCCAATCGAGTTTATTGGAACGGGCGCTGGCGACTGTGAAGATTATTCAATTGCCAAATACTTTTCGTTAATAGAACTTGGTATTCCTAAATCGCAACTTCGGCTTATGTATGTAACCGCGTTAGAGTTAAACCAACCTCATATGGTGTTAGCCTATTACCCAAGCCCTACTTCTGTTCCTTTAGTGCTTGATAATATTAACCGCCGAATACTGCCAGCAAACCAACGGCGCGACCTTGCGCCTGTTTATAGTTTTAACGGTGATGGTCTATGGGCGGCGAAGTCTATGGGAACAGGCAGAAAATTAAGAGGCAGCGGCCCCATGAAAATGTGGGACGACATGATAGATCGTTTAAACAGCGTAATGCTCGGAGATACACAAGAACAATGAAATTATCTACCCAACTAAGCGTTAGCTTACTTATTTTTTTACTGGCCGTGTTCGCCGGTTCCTTTTTTATTAACGTAAAAATGACCAAAGAATACGTGAATGAACAACTTGCTACCCACGCACAAGACACCGCCACATCGCTAGGTTTAGCCATGGCACCCTATATAACGCAAGAAAATGGTCAGGCTGTAGCTGAAACCATGGTGAACGCCATATTCGACAGGGGCTACTACCAAACTATTTCGGTTAAAGACGCCAGCGGGAATACCCTTATTATTCGTCAAAACCCGAATAAAATAGATACCGTACCAAATTGGTTTACCGAAGCGGTACACGTTACCCCGCCGGTAAAAAACACCGAACTTAACGATGGTTGGACAATGGCAGGGCAACTTACCGTACAAAGCCACCCAGGCCTTGCGAATGAAAAGCTATGGGATAGCATTACCCAAAGTGCATTAATGTTTTTTATTGCCTTTGTTATTGCCTACTTGGTGCTGTTGGTTATTATTCGCCAAATTACCAAACCCTTAGAAATTGTTACCCAAAAAATAGGCGATATTCAAAACCAAAAGTTTTCTGAAATTGACTATCAACCTTTTACTAAGGAATTTTCTTTTATCACGCTAGCTGTAAATAAGTTGTCTAGAGCAGTAGAAAGCATGTTCAAAGAACTTACTGCACGGGCTGAACAATTCAAGGCAATTGCGTATGGCGACAGCTTAACCGGGCTTTCTAATAGAAATGCCTTTAATCGACACATGAATGCACTATTAAGTGGCGCAGCTACGGTAGAAGAAGGTTACGTGGTGTTGATTAGATTAACGCAGCTTGCTCGGGTAAATAATTTACTGGGCGGCGCTGAAGGTGATGAATATGTTAGCGCGGCTGCGAAAAAGCTGAAACTGGCCGCCATGCAATTTCCAGATAAGGTAACGCTTTTTAGAGTATCGGGCTCCGACTTTGCCATATTAATGGAAGCAGTATCGCAACAAGAGTGCGAAAAAAGACTGAAAAGCCTTAGCGATGAAATGAATAAAATAGATTTTCTTAAAGACGGCGATAAAACAGCGTGGATTGGCGCAGCTAAATATTCTAGTGAAAATAGCTTTGCTGAAGTTATGGAAAAAGCAGATAGCGCACTATTAGCGGCAACTAAGTTAGACAGAGGCTGGCAGTTTGCTTCAGAGCTAACTTACATTCATAGCAATACTGAATGGCGTGAAAGGCTAAACAATATTCTGTTACAACAGTATGCCGATATTTTAATACAGCCTATTTTTAGTACCGAGAATAAAGCCCCGTGTTATTACGAAGGGTTCGCGCGCTTTAAAGATGTGTCTACCAATACCGATATACCTATGTCACAGTTAATTCCTGCATCGGAGCGGCTGCACCTTATTCCTCAAGTAGATAGGTTGGTAACGTCTCTGGTAGTCAGTAAACTCATGGCCTCTCCTCACACGGTAGCGGTAAACATTGCCACTGCATCAATAGCGAATGCCGACTTTTGCCAATGGCTTGGTGGTTATCTTCTTGAACACAAGTCATTGTGCGACAGATTAGCGTTTGAAATTGAAGACTCCGCCATTATTTATTATAGGGAAGCTACCCTTAAATTTTGCGATATGGTTAAAAAAGCAGGATGCACCATTACTATTGAACATTTTGGCGACAATCTTGCATCATTAAGCGGGTTAAGGGCGATTCAACCCGATTTTGTAAAAATATCCGGCAAATTGACCAAGGATATTCATGAAGACAAAGACAATCAGCTATTTGTTAGCAGCTTAGTAAGTATTGCGAATGGGTTACACATTAAAGTGATAGCCGAGCTGGTTGAAAGCGAGTTAGAAAGTAACACTCTTAGTAAGCTGCAGGTTGTTTATCAGCAAGGCTATCACTTTGCAAAGCCCACAGCTTGGCGCTTAGGGAAATAATTTAAGTAGCTAGTTTATTGGCGGCTTTCACAGCAAATAAAGCTAAGACAACGGGCGTTCATTTGGTATACAATACCCAGTGTATGCAAACCAATTTTTCGAAGTAGGAACTATTATGCGCAATAGATTTATTTTTTCATTAGTAATGAGTGTGCTTATTGCTATTTCGCCAGTGGCTATAGCACAAGACAGCGCAGGTAGCGTTCCAGGTTTGCAAATTAGAGCCCAGTTAATTGATGCTATCGATGGTGGTACCGCAGCTGAAACTGCAGCCGCATCAATCAGCAATGATATTTTAAGTAATGGTATGCCAACCATTTCACAATCAAACCTTTCATATCTTCAAACTAAGCCGGCTGAGTTTGAAAACATGACAGGTTTATTGAGCGACAGCGCGACTGGATTTGAGCTTGCAATCGCTGGGTTCGGATCTTTACCAGAGCAGCCATCGGAAGTGGTGACTATATCTATGATCCTGTTCCCTGAAGATGCCAACGAAATTTACAACATTGCATTGCAAACCGGTGTAATTAGTGCAGAAGATGCACTTTTGGCTGCGATTAATGCAGGTATCGATACCTCAACACTTACCGCTACTGCGGCAGGGGCTGCTGGCAACGATGTATCTCCATTAGG
The nucleotide sequence above comes from Alteromonas naphthalenivorans. Encoded proteins:
- a CDS encoding transglutaminase-like cysteine peptidase: MTSLVIAQQKNIFTKEVYSRVEALFGKNGAADVAKWRQLVDNIENDDIDEKLYQVNRFFNRFDFVDDLRHWRQPDYWATPIEFIGTGAGDCEDYSIAKYFSLIELGIPKSQLRLMYVTALELNQPHMVLAYYPSPTSVPLVLDNINRRILPANQRRDLAPVYSFNGDGLWAAKSMGTGRKLRGSGPMKMWDDMIDRLNSVMLGDTQEQ
- a CDS encoding EAL domain-containing protein, whose product is MKLSTQLSVSLLIFLLAVFAGSFFINVKMTKEYVNEQLATHAQDTATSLGLAMAPYITQENGQAVAETMVNAIFDRGYYQTISVKDASGNTLIIRQNPNKIDTVPNWFTEAVHVTPPVKNTELNDGWTMAGQLTVQSHPGLANEKLWDSITQSALMFFIAFVIAYLVLLVIIRQITKPLEIVTQKIGDIQNQKFSEIDYQPFTKEFSFITLAVNKLSRAVESMFKELTARAEQFKAIAYGDSLTGLSNRNAFNRHMNALLSGAATVEEGYVVLIRLTQLARVNNLLGGAEGDEYVSAAAKKLKLAAMQFPDKVTLFRVSGSDFAILMEAVSQQECEKRLKSLSDEMNKIDFLKDGDKTAWIGAAKYSSENSFAEVMEKADSALLAATKLDRGWQFASELTYIHSNTEWRERLNNILLQQYADILIQPIFSTENKAPCYYEGFARFKDVSTNTDIPMSQLIPASERLHLIPQVDRLVTSLVVSKLMASPHTVAVNIATASIANADFCQWLGGYLLEHKSLCDRLAFEIEDSAIIYYREATLKFCDMVKKAGCTITIEHFGDNLASLSGLRAIQPDFVKISGKLTKDIHEDKDNQLFVSSLVSIANGLHIKVIAELVESELESNTLSKLQVVYQQGYHFAKPTAWRLGK